The following are encoded in a window of Salinibacter ruber DSM 13855 genomic DNA:
- the dnaG gene encoding DNA primase — protein sequence MAIPDEKIEEVRTAVDLVEVAEDYVQLKQSGSRYMGLCPFHNEDTPSFSVDPDQNLYYCFGCQNGGDAFKFVQEIEGVGFLESVRMLADRYGVPLPEEETDPDAANEREAVLHALRFAARFFYRQLTQSDRGRPALDYLRRRGFTPQTIKQFGLGYAPDEWDALLTVAEEEQIDRETLEKAGLIIERNDGSGYYDRYRGRIIFPIFSHIGKVLAFAGRILDPDDERDQPKYINSPETEVYHKKEVLYGLHQAKQAIRKTDEVLLVEGYTDVISLSQAGVGNVVASSGTALTEQQIGTLDRYAKRAVMLYDADEAGERAALRGMERVLEAGLGAYAVELPAGNDPDEYVQEHGGDAFSDYVQEHRQDLPSFAYQRARRNGVLETPEDRVEVQREIIESVARIPDPNLRREYVAHTSEVTGVPDSDLFRMLEEEREQMERRAQRQRKREQKRQQRQAEEGASPSGEQAAPPDRNGASPPPPNSTTGKTASGPALLPEERVLFRLMLENGRRMVSLVLGHMALDEFSEGAPRDFARAFAEMYEDGTVRPQQILNGEHGEALQQLGASVMMDEHEASEHWAQKEDISVPHLNDRPYEAARSAMKFLKMDRVDEAIEAVRERMYQASQQGADEEVQRLQQKMMSLQELRKGIKRGEFLED from the coding sequence ATGGCCATCCCGGACGAAAAAATTGAAGAGGTCCGCACCGCGGTTGATCTCGTGGAGGTGGCGGAAGACTACGTCCAACTGAAGCAGAGCGGGTCGCGGTACATGGGGCTCTGCCCGTTCCACAACGAGGACACCCCCTCCTTCAGTGTCGACCCGGACCAGAACCTCTACTACTGCTTCGGCTGCCAGAATGGGGGGGATGCCTTCAAGTTTGTTCAGGAGATCGAGGGGGTCGGGTTCTTGGAAAGCGTGCGGATGCTGGCCGACCGGTACGGCGTTCCGCTGCCGGAGGAGGAGACCGACCCCGACGCGGCCAACGAGCGCGAGGCCGTTCTGCACGCCCTGCGCTTCGCGGCCCGCTTCTTCTATCGCCAGCTCACGCAGTCCGACCGGGGGCGGCCCGCGCTCGACTACCTCCGCCGGCGCGGCTTCACCCCGCAGACCATCAAACAGTTCGGGCTCGGCTACGCCCCCGACGAGTGGGACGCCCTGTTGACGGTCGCGGAGGAGGAGCAGATCGACCGGGAGACGCTCGAAAAGGCGGGGCTCATTATCGAGCGCAACGACGGGAGCGGGTACTACGACCGGTATCGCGGGCGGATCATCTTTCCCATTTTCTCCCACATCGGCAAGGTGCTGGCCTTTGCCGGGCGCATCCTCGATCCCGACGACGAGCGCGACCAGCCGAAGTACATCAACTCGCCGGAGACGGAGGTTTACCACAAGAAGGAGGTGCTCTACGGCCTGCACCAGGCCAAGCAGGCCATCCGCAAAACCGACGAGGTTCTGCTCGTGGAGGGGTACACGGACGTGATTAGTCTGTCGCAGGCCGGGGTGGGAAACGTCGTCGCCTCCAGCGGCACGGCCCTCACCGAGCAGCAGATCGGCACGCTCGACCGGTACGCCAAGCGGGCGGTGATGCTCTACGACGCCGACGAGGCGGGGGAGCGGGCGGCCCTGCGGGGGATGGAGCGTGTCCTGGAGGCGGGACTGGGGGCCTACGCCGTAGAACTTCCCGCGGGCAATGACCCGGACGAGTACGTTCAGGAGCACGGGGGCGATGCCTTTTCCGACTACGTTCAGGAGCACCGGCAGGACCTTCCGTCGTTCGCCTACCAGCGGGCCCGCCGCAACGGGGTCCTAGAAACCCCAGAGGATCGGGTGGAGGTTCAACGCGAGATTATCGAGTCGGTCGCCCGGATTCCGGACCCGAATCTTCGGCGCGAGTACGTGGCCCACACGAGCGAGGTCACGGGCGTCCCGGACTCGGACCTGTTCCGCATGCTGGAGGAGGAACGGGAGCAGATGGAGCGCCGGGCCCAGCGGCAACGAAAGCGAGAGCAAAAGCGTCAGCAGAGACAGGCGGAGGAGGGCGCGTCGCCATCGGGGGAGCAGGCCGCCCCGCCCGACCGGAACGGCGCGTCGCCCCCGCCTCCCAATTCCACGACCGGGAAGACGGCGTCCGGCCCCGCGCTGCTCCCGGAAGAGCGGGTGCTGTTTCGGCTCATGCTGGAGAACGGGCGTCGCATGGTGAGTCTCGTGCTGGGGCACATGGCGCTGGACGAGTTTTCGGAGGGGGCGCCCCGTGACTTTGCGCGCGCCTTCGCCGAGATGTACGAGGACGGCACGGTGCGGCCCCAGCAGATTCTCAATGGCGAGCACGGCGAGGCGCTTCAGCAACTCGGCGCGTCGGTCATGATGGACGAGCATGAGGCCTCCGAGCACTGGGCCCAGAAGGAGGACATCTCGGTGCCCCACCTCAACGACCGCCCCTACGAGGCGGCCCGGAGCGCGATGAAGTTTTTGAAGATGGACCGTGTCGACGAGGCCATCGAGGCGGTCCGCGAGCGGATGTATCAGGCGAGCCAGCAGGGGGCGGACGAGGAGGTCCAGCGCCTACAGCAAAAGATGATGTCGCTGCAGGAGCTCCGGAAGGGCATCAAGCGCGGTGAGTTTCTCGAGGACTGA
- a CDS encoding SWIM zinc finger family protein has translation MTTLPVTRDQLREHTAGGSFERGRQYFHDGAVQSVERTDDHTLKAKVQGSNVHPYVVTVQFEADHIAAVECTCPYYEGSWCKHVVATVLKVLDSDEVLKSDPAAVADLLADMDRDQLSTLIERLVEHAPRLLDQIERERARLIGESDPSDGTA, from the coding sequence ATGACCACTCTTCCCGTCACCAGGGACCAGCTCCGGGAGCACACCGCGGGCGGGTCCTTCGAGCGCGGCCGGCAATACTTCCACGACGGGGCTGTGCAGTCCGTGGAGCGAACCGACGATCACACCTTGAAGGCGAAGGTACAGGGAAGCAACGTGCACCCGTACGTGGTGACCGTTCAGTTCGAGGCCGACCACATCGCGGCTGTTGAGTGCACGTGTCCGTATTACGAGGGCTCCTGGTGCAAGCACGTCGTCGCCACTGTACTGAAGGTGCTCGACAGCGACGAGGTGCTCAAATCGGACCCTGCCGCGGTCGCCGATCTTCTAGCGGACATGGATCGGGACCAGTTGAGCACCCTCATCGAGCGGCTCGTGGAGCACGCCCCCCGTCTCCTGGACCAGATCGAACGGGAGCGGGCCCGTCTGATTGGAGAGTCCGATCCGTCCGACGGCACTGCGTAG
- the dnaE gene encoding DNA polymerase III subunit alpha has protein sequence MPNFSHLHCHTQYSLLDGAAGIDHLIESAERRDIPAVAITDHGNLYGVPEFYTTAQKSDVQPIIGCEFYLTPSGIQDQSDPTRYHQVLLAKNQTGYENLMQLSSTSFLEGFYYKPRIDLDLLRKHHEGLVATTCCLQGQVPQMILNQGEEAAQEKFEEYLDIFGDDYYIEIQDHDIDDQHTVNEVLLQWARAYDVEVLATNDVHYVDQQDHEAQDILLCLQTGDDYNDPDRMRFSNDQFYLKDSAGMMEALTGIPEEFQREALVNTNKVADKCSFDLPMGDLLMPHYPIPEGFEDMDGYLRHLTFERAKERYGDPLPQTVVDRLNHELGIIADEGYSGYFLIVQDFTDAARELDVRVGPGRGSAAGSCVSYCLGITNVDPLEYDLLFERFLNPERVSMPDIDIDFDDRGREKVIDYVVEKYGQENVCQIVTFGTMGAKTAVRDVSRVLDIPLDRADEIAKMIPDGPGVDLEQAFDENPDFRALKDANNPEVSKMMQYAEVLEGSVRHTGVHAAGVIIAPGEISDYVPVSVAKSKGEEVVTTQYDGDWVEEFGLLKMDFLGLKTLTLIEDAVELVEDTRDVDLNIDDIPLDDEATFELFQRGDTVSIFQFESTGMREHLRKLKPTEIGDLIAMNALYRPGPMENIPTYVARKHGQEEVEYPHPLLEDILEPTYGIAVFQEQVMQMARELAGFSLGEADILRRAMGKKKEKLMRKQREKFIKGCQAENDIPEDEADELFDIINEFAGYGFNKSHSAAYSLVAYRTAYLKAHYPPEFMAAAMTNEMDNTDKLSKVLEEARSMGLEVLPPSINRSQSRFTVEQGPDGAYRVRFGLAAIKNAGEKAINALIDAREEHGPFDSIFDLTKNVDLGTVNKRTLEALAQAGALDDLEGHRAQLMEIMDKAVRYGQKVQHDRMAGQNSLFGNGDAGTEAMQPGLPDVETWAKSQRLKEEHEVLGFYVSGHPLDEYRAEADAFATAHFGEPDQLEQVIEQAAGGDGRNRGPVRTFCGIITEVDRNTTKSGKPIAFATIEDFTGQGEMVIFSSILDRVQPYLEVDNVVLAKGNVEVRGGTVKVLAKDLTPMWKVREQMVSEVILTVDLDQVMPDELQTFRQLCERTEGNCTLYFDVDAPELRGQERLRSRAYVVEPTAEFMRGAQRIFGPDNIALKGN, from the coding sequence ATGCCCAACTTTTCCCACCTCCACTGCCACACGCAGTACTCCCTGCTCGACGGCGCCGCCGGCATCGACCACCTCATCGAGAGCGCCGAGCGCCGCGACATTCCGGCCGTCGCCATTACTGACCACGGCAACCTCTACGGCGTTCCGGAGTTCTACACCACGGCCCAGAAGTCCGATGTCCAGCCAATCATTGGGTGCGAGTTTTACCTGACGCCGAGCGGCATTCAGGACCAATCCGACCCGACTCGCTATCACCAGGTTCTCCTGGCGAAAAACCAGACCGGCTACGAGAACCTGATGCAGCTCTCCTCCACCTCCTTCCTGGAGGGCTTCTACTACAAGCCGCGCATCGACCTTGACCTCCTCCGCAAGCACCACGAGGGGCTCGTGGCCACCACCTGCTGCCTGCAGGGCCAGGTGCCGCAGATGATTCTGAACCAGGGCGAGGAGGCGGCCCAGGAAAAGTTTGAGGAGTACCTGGACATCTTCGGGGACGACTACTACATCGAGATCCAGGACCACGACATCGACGACCAGCACACCGTCAACGAGGTGCTGCTGCAGTGGGCCCGGGCGTACGACGTGGAGGTGCTGGCCACCAACGACGTCCACTACGTCGACCAGCAGGACCACGAGGCACAGGACATCCTGCTCTGTTTGCAGACGGGGGACGACTACAACGACCCCGACCGGATGCGCTTCAGCAACGACCAGTTTTACCTGAAGGACTCGGCGGGCATGATGGAGGCCCTCACGGGCATCCCGGAGGAGTTTCAGCGCGAGGCGCTCGTCAACACCAACAAGGTGGCCGACAAGTGCTCGTTCGACCTTCCGATGGGGGACCTCCTGATGCCCCACTACCCCATTCCGGAGGGGTTCGAGGACATGGACGGGTACCTGCGCCACCTCACCTTCGAGCGGGCGAAGGAGCGCTACGGCGACCCGCTGCCGCAGACGGTCGTCGACCGGCTCAACCACGAGCTCGGCATTATTGCCGACGAGGGCTACTCCGGCTACTTCCTCATCGTCCAGGACTTCACGGACGCGGCCCGCGAACTCGACGTGCGCGTGGGGCCGGGGCGGGGCTCCGCCGCCGGCAGCTGCGTGAGCTACTGCCTCGGCATCACCAACGTGGACCCGCTCGAATACGACCTTCTCTTCGAGCGCTTCCTCAACCCGGAGCGTGTGTCGATGCCCGACATCGACATCGACTTCGACGACCGGGGCCGCGAAAAGGTGATCGACTACGTGGTGGAGAAATACGGGCAGGAGAATGTCTGCCAGATCGTCACCTTCGGCACCATGGGCGCGAAGACCGCGGTGCGCGACGTGTCGCGCGTGCTGGACATTCCGCTGGACCGCGCCGACGAGATTGCCAAGATGATCCCCGACGGGCCGGGCGTGGACCTCGAACAGGCCTTCGACGAGAACCCCGACTTCCGCGCGCTGAAGGACGCAAACAACCCGGAGGTCAGCAAGATGATGCAATACGCAGAGGTGCTGGAGGGGTCGGTGCGGCATACCGGGGTCCACGCCGCCGGCGTCATCATAGCCCCCGGTGAGATCAGCGACTACGTGCCCGTCTCCGTCGCCAAGAGCAAGGGCGAAGAGGTGGTCACGACCCAGTACGACGGCGACTGGGTGGAGGAGTTCGGGCTGCTGAAGATGGACTTCCTCGGCCTCAAGACGCTCACGCTCATCGAAGACGCCGTCGAGCTCGTCGAGGACACCCGCGACGTGGACCTCAACATCGACGACATTCCGCTCGACGACGAGGCCACGTTCGAGCTCTTTCAGCGCGGGGATACGGTCTCGATCTTCCAGTTCGAGTCGACCGGCATGCGGGAGCACCTCCGCAAGCTGAAGCCGACGGAGATCGGCGACCTGATCGCCATGAACGCGCTCTACCGGCCGGGGCCGATGGAGAACATCCCCACCTACGTGGCCCGTAAGCACGGGCAGGAGGAGGTGGAGTACCCCCATCCGCTGCTGGAGGACATTCTGGAGCCGACGTACGGCATCGCCGTGTTTCAGGAGCAGGTGATGCAGATGGCCCGCGAGCTGGCCGGCTTCTCCCTCGGCGAGGCGGACATCCTGCGCCGCGCGATGGGCAAGAAGAAGGAGAAGCTCATGCGCAAGCAGCGGGAGAAGTTCATCAAGGGGTGCCAGGCGGAGAATGACATCCCGGAAGACGAGGCGGACGAGCTCTTCGACATCATCAACGAGTTCGCCGGGTACGGCTTCAACAAGTCTCACTCGGCCGCCTACTCGCTGGTCGCCTACCGCACGGCCTACCTGAAGGCCCACTACCCGCCGGAGTTTATGGCGGCGGCGATGACCAACGAGATGGACAACACCGACAAGCTGTCGAAGGTGCTGGAGGAGGCGCGCAGCATGGGCCTGGAGGTGCTCCCGCCCTCCATCAACCGGAGCCAGTCGCGCTTCACGGTGGAGCAGGGCCCAGACGGCGCGTACCGCGTCCGCTTCGGCCTCGCGGCGATCAAAAACGCGGGCGAAAAGGCAATCAACGCCCTGATCGACGCCCGGGAGGAACACGGCCCCTTCGACTCCATCTTCGACCTCACGAAGAACGTGGACCTCGGCACGGTCAACAAGCGCACGCTGGAGGCGCTCGCCCAGGCCGGGGCCCTCGACGACCTGGAGGGCCACCGCGCGCAGCTCATGGAGATTATGGACAAGGCCGTGCGCTACGGCCAGAAGGTGCAGCACGACCGCATGGCCGGTCAGAACTCGCTCTTCGGCAACGGCGACGCGGGCACCGAGGCGATGCAGCCGGGCCTGCCGGACGTGGAAACCTGGGCCAAGTCGCAGCGCCTGAAGGAGGAGCACGAGGTGCTGGGCTTCTACGTCTCCGGCCACCCGCTCGACGAGTACCGCGCCGAGGCCGACGCCTTCGCCACCGCCCACTTCGGCGAGCCGGACCAGCTCGAACAGGTCATCGAACAGGCCGCCGGGGGCGACGGCCGCAACCGGGGGCCCGTCCGCACCTTCTGCGGGATCATTACCGAGGTGGACCGCAACACCACAAAGTCCGGCAAGCCGATCGCGTTCGCCACGATTGAGGACTTCACCGGCCAGGGCGAGATGGTCATCTTCTCCAGCATCCTCGACCGCGTTCAGCCCTACCTGGAGGTCGACAACGTCGTCCTCGCGAAAGGCAACGTGGAGGTCCGCGGCGGCACCGTGAAGGTGCTCGCGAAGGACCTCACCCCGATGTGGAAGGTTCGCGAGCAGATGGTGAGCGAGGTGATCCTGACGGTGGACCTCGACCAGGTGATGCCCGACGAGCTCCAGACCTTCCGGCAGCTCTGCGAGCGGACCGAAGGCAACTGCACGCTCTACTTCGACGTGGATGCCCCTGAGCTTCGGGGCCAGGAGCGCCTCCGGAGTCGCGCCTACGTCGTGGAGCCGACCGCCGAGTTCATGCGGGGGGCCCAGCGCATCTTCGGTCCCGACAACATCGCCCTGAAGGGGAACTGA
- a CDS encoding BamA/TamA family outer membrane protein translates to MTGPSPGPIRRVTVLGIALVTTLILGAWSTPRTARAQPTSRPDRSRTVPDSSWNQEGVRDTSRAARWRRVRRQKAQSMEEHRPSFVERAVSFVSSFGGAVVPHRLILDVPRVEIADFHPVFGGLEGNAGTTAGVLYAPTFWAGEQRLAEAELLGSLRGYYGTGMRFGGVFGPYVGYAYARYQHRPRESFYGVGPDSQVDTEAGFRLDQGVVGGLLGWSPRPSALLGGHVSYQANRYGTGQGGRPTVADQFGATLPGIGDDVDYLMLGAFFELDARDTPYTRAFGHRFAPTEPRLRGVSLDASRGFYLASEVTHNLSMRGQDVDFTRFTLDVREFVPIGKELLHGFSFRQFASVTHSGGGRVPFYRLQSIGGARSLRGYPSGRFRDRNVLLANGEVRCQVWHWIDMAVFADVGHVFRDVRDVDAADPHLGYGLGFRVKNDGKTLGRVDVARGREGWELHLDLGSLF, encoded by the coding sequence ATGACTGGTCCCAGCCCCGGGCCCATTCGTCGCGTCACCGTCCTCGGGATCGCGCTCGTGACCACCCTGATCCTTGGGGCATGGTCAACACCGCGAACAGCACGGGCGCAGCCGACGTCCCGCCCGGACCGGTCGAGGACAGTCCCCGACTCCTCCTGGAACCAGGAGGGCGTACGCGATACCAGTCGGGCGGCCCGGTGGCGCCGCGTGCGTCGCCAGAAGGCCCAGTCGATGGAGGAGCACAGGCCGTCCTTCGTAGAGCGGGCCGTGTCGTTTGTGAGTAGCTTCGGTGGCGCCGTCGTGCCCCACCGCCTGATTCTCGATGTGCCCCGGGTGGAGATTGCCGACTTCCACCCGGTCTTTGGGGGGCTTGAGGGCAACGCCGGAACGACGGCAGGGGTGCTCTACGCCCCGACGTTCTGGGCGGGGGAGCAGCGCCTCGCCGAGGCGGAGCTTCTTGGGAGCCTCCGGGGGTACTACGGAACCGGGATGCGCTTTGGGGGCGTCTTTGGGCCCTACGTGGGATACGCGTACGCCCGGTATCAGCACCGCCCCCGCGAGAGCTTCTACGGGGTCGGTCCCGACAGCCAGGTGGACACGGAAGCCGGCTTCCGGTTGGACCAGGGGGTTGTGGGGGGGCTTCTGGGATGGTCGCCCCGCCCCAGTGCACTTCTTGGGGGACACGTCTCGTACCAGGCGAACCGGTACGGGACCGGGCAGGGCGGCCGGCCGACGGTCGCGGATCAGTTCGGGGCGACCCTCCCCGGCATAGGGGACGATGTGGACTACCTCATGCTCGGGGCGTTCTTCGAGCTTGACGCCCGCGACACGCCGTACACCCGCGCCTTCGGACACCGATTTGCCCCGACGGAGCCCCGACTGCGCGGGGTGTCGCTCGATGCATCGCGCGGATTCTACCTGGCCTCCGAGGTGACACACAATTTGAGCATGCGCGGACAAGACGTCGACTTTACCCGCTTCACGCTCGATGTTCGGGAGTTCGTGCCGATTGGAAAAGAGCTGCTCCACGGCTTCTCCTTTCGCCAGTTTGCGTCGGTCACCCACTCGGGGGGCGGGCGTGTGCCGTTCTATCGATTGCAATCCATCGGGGGGGCCCGATCCCTCCGGGGATACCCGTCGGGGCGGTTCCGCGACCGAAACGTGCTGCTGGCGAACGGAGAGGTGCGGTGCCAGGTCTGGCACTGGATCGACATGGCGGTCTTCGCCGACGTGGGGCACGTGTTTCGCGACGTTCGCGACGTCGATGCTGCGGATCCGCACCTCGGGTACGGCCTTGGGTTTCGGGTCAAGAACGACGGGAAAACGCTGGGGCGCGTCGACGTGGCCCGGGGACGAGAGGGATGGGAGCTGCACCTTGACCTAGGCTCTCTCTTCTAA
- a CDS encoding Smr/MutS family protein: MATPTLDDDGSTVTLDLHGLSVDEALDVTYTTLRLAETRGRSQLKVIHGSSTTQGQRRTIKSALHDQLDRGSLGSHATNIIRSRDTLTLALDLTAPSDPTPITLRDVRP, from the coding sequence ATGGCGACGCCCACGCTTGACGACGACGGTTCCACGGTGACCCTCGACCTGCACGGCCTGTCGGTCGACGAGGCCCTCGACGTGACCTACACCACGCTTCGTCTCGCCGAGACCCGCGGGCGGAGCCAATTGAAAGTGATCCACGGCTCCTCCACCACGCAGGGCCAGCGCCGTACCATCAAGAGCGCCCTGCACGATCAACTCGATCGTGGATCCCTCGGCTCCCACGCGACGAACATCATCCGTTCCCGCGACACCCTCACCCTGGCCCTCGACCTGACGGCCCCCTCCGACCCGACCCCCATCACGCTGCGCGACGTGCGGCCTTGA
- a CDS encoding TIM barrel protein has protein sequence MSDPSLHSLCRWTFHEGTGRFVPSGVRPAWGPDQFDTVDFVRLVQDEVAPRLPEHVELGVELHYDNEYNEENAADIADALDATGLSLAMVTPGAHLHYAYGGIASLDPDEREAAEAFSRRSVELAYGPLRPGWNDDPAKAPSLVVWNGSFGYDLATPELRRMYQNLKESLATLCQFEAEQGGALFIALEPKPNEGHPALLLPTVASAIVMWYRIADEFDVSLDRKGINKEIGHSEMVGLDPVHDTIEELDNGMMHHTHLNSQGYNDGISMGGPGRFDIDQAARINGLNIAMARLMQDAGFDRWKGHDVQARPYDDTRQALGRAVRSILSWEACEHAARKLDADLLHDFLAGRETAQAEDLMREAVVSAQHWFDDHFEPIA, from the coding sequence ATGTCCGACCCTTCGCTTCACAGCCTCTGCCGCTGGACCTTCCACGAGGGCACGGGCCGATTCGTCCCGAGCGGCGTCCGCCCAGCCTGGGGGCCGGACCAGTTCGACACCGTCGACTTCGTCCGTCTGGTACAAGATGAAGTGGCGCCGCGCCTGCCCGAGCACGTGGAGCTGGGCGTGGAGCTGCACTACGACAACGAGTATAACGAGGAGAATGCGGCGGACATCGCCGACGCCCTGGACGCAACGGGCCTGAGCCTGGCAATGGTGACACCGGGGGCCCACCTGCACTACGCCTACGGCGGGATCGCGTCGCTCGACCCCGACGAGCGCGAGGCGGCCGAGGCGTTTTCCAGGCGCAGCGTCGAGCTTGCCTACGGCCCCCTCCGCCCCGGCTGGAACGACGACCCGGCCAAGGCCCCCTCCCTCGTCGTGTGGAACGGCTCCTTCGGGTACGACCTCGCCACCCCCGAGCTGCGGCGGATGTACCAGAACCTGAAGGAAAGCCTGGCGACACTGTGCCAGTTTGAGGCGGAGCAGGGCGGGGCCCTCTTCATTGCCCTGGAGCCGAAGCCCAACGAAGGGCACCCGGCCCTGCTCCTTCCCACCGTGGCGAGCGCCATCGTCATGTGGTACCGTATCGCAGACGAGTTCGACGTGTCCCTGGACCGGAAAGGCATCAACAAGGAGATCGGCCACTCCGAGATGGTGGGCCTCGACCCCGTGCACGATACGATCGAGGAGCTCGACAACGGGATGATGCACCACACCCACCTCAACAGCCAGGGCTACAACGACGGCATCTCGATGGGCGGCCCCGGGCGGTTCGACATCGACCAGGCCGCCCGCATCAACGGACTGAACATCGCCATGGCCCGCCTCATGCAGGACGCCGGCTTCGACCGCTGGAAGGGCCATGACGTGCAGGCCCGTCCATACGACGACACCAGGCAGGCCCTGGGCCGCGCGGTGCGTAGCATTCTCAGCTGGGAGGCCTGCGAGCACGCCGCCCGAAAGCTCGATGCCGACCTGCTGCACGACTTCCTCGCCGGCCGGGAGACGGCCCAGGCCGAAGACCTGATGCGCGAGGCCGTCGTGTCGGCCCAGCACTGGTTCGACGACCACTTCGAGCCGATCGCGTAG
- a CDS encoding gamma-glutamyl-gamma-aminobutyrate hydrolase, producing MPAHIGITTAHTDGTQRLDRRYTAAIENAGGVPVVLPITASDRTVEETLGRIDGLVVPGGPAVSEGLTGPLPEELDALGPQRAASDRRWIEACWQAGRPILGICYGMQRLNALAGGTIYGDVEAEHEGAQTHSQKRGATTHPVTLHSSSHLHRWLDVDTLPVNTRHLQAIATVGEGFSVVATAPDGVIEAIEHESGRLFGVQFHPERMGDITRPLFRAFLGHARTASVPSSA from the coding sequence ATGCCCGCTCACATTGGCATTACGACCGCCCACACGGACGGGACTCAGCGTCTGGACCGCCGGTACACGGCGGCCATCGAAAACGCCGGTGGGGTCCCCGTGGTGCTCCCCATCACCGCGTCCGACCGGACGGTCGAGGAGACGCTGGGCCGCATTGACGGGCTGGTGGTGCCGGGGGGGCCGGCCGTCTCCGAAGGCCTCACCGGCCCGCTCCCCGAAGAGCTCGACGCCCTCGGCCCGCAGCGGGCCGCGTCGGACCGCCGCTGGATTGAGGCCTGCTGGCAGGCCGGGCGGCCCATTCTGGGCATCTGCTACGGTATGCAGCGCCTCAACGCCCTCGCAGGGGGCACGATTTACGGAGACGTAGAGGCTGAACACGAGGGCGCGCAGACGCACAGCCAGAAACGTGGGGCCACGACGCACCCCGTAACCCTGCATTCGTCCTCCCACCTGCATCGGTGGCTCGACGTCGACACCCTACCCGTGAACACGCGCCACCTCCAGGCCATCGCGACGGTTGGGGAGGGATTTTCGGTGGTGGCCACGGCCCCGGACGGGGTGATCGAGGCGATCGAACACGAGAGTGGACGCCTGTTCGGCGTTCAGTTTCATCCCGAACGCATGGGGGACATCACCCGACCGCTCTTTCGGGCGTTTCTAGGGCACGCCCGGACGGCCTCTGTCCCTTCCTCGGCCTGA
- a CDS encoding type 1 glutamine amidotransferase: MHLALIDASLGTPHAQRNFEREVDASLTVYNANEGEMPPPIGEPAPVQTDGETPPSFDGAIISGSQSSVYDSHRAWIQELSRWVEGAISDGLPLLGVCWGHQLLAQILGGTVRGGSYELGYIEVQQEADDPIWNGLPDPFTVFATHSDHVVTMPPDARLLASNETGVQALRYEQVYGVQFHPEYDLKTAEAMIHSKDLSGRKIQRALDTCTDANVEAAGTATRVFENFLDHVASAPETSSSPLNA, from the coding sequence ATGCATCTTGCCCTCATCGACGCATCGCTCGGCACCCCTCACGCCCAGCGCAACTTCGAGCGGGAAGTCGATGCGTCCCTCACCGTCTACAACGCGAACGAGGGAGAGATGCCCCCACCCATCGGTGAGCCCGCTCCCGTTCAGACGGACGGCGAGACGCCTCCGTCGTTTGACGGCGCCATCATCAGCGGCTCACAGTCCTCCGTTTATGACAGCCACCGGGCCTGGATACAAGAGCTGAGCCGGTGGGTAGAGGGGGCCATCTCCGACGGCCTGCCCCTTCTTGGCGTGTGCTGGGGCCACCAGCTTCTCGCCCAGATCCTAGGGGGGACCGTTCGCGGGGGCAGCTATGAGCTGGGCTACATCGAGGTTCAACAGGAGGCGGACGATCCGATCTGGAACGGGCTTCCGGATCCCTTTACCGTCTTCGCCACCCATTCCGACCACGTGGTGACGATGCCGCCCGACGCCCGCCTGCTGGCCTCCAACGAGACGGGCGTACAGGCGCTCCGCTACGAGCAGGTGTACGGCGTGCAGTTCCACCCCGAGTACGACCTAAAGACCGCCGAGGCCATGATTCACTCGAAGGACCTGTCCGGCCGCAAGATCCAGCGCGCCCTCGACACCTGTACGGACGCCAACGTGGAGGCGGCCGGGACCGCCACCCGCGTTTTTGAGAATTTCCTCGACCACGTGGCCTCCGCCCCCGAGACGTCCTCTTCTCCCCTGAACGCATAA